In Trichoderma breve strain T069 chromosome 4, whole genome shotgun sequence, the following proteins share a genomic window:
- a CDS encoding cytochrome p450 domain-containing protein gives MSNFVIAQGIIVLIGVLVYSLFFRKKREALLPLPPGPKPIPILGNIRDGPPPGVPEFEHWVTFKDKYGPINSQLGTKHLASQYVDTQDVESKRFLLRILMDPLHLFKHIKTQTASTILKLTYGYSAELHGPDPLTALINKVVDNASAILIPFSWAVDLFPFLSYLPDWFPGFKQTAREWRGLLDASADIPYAFAKQQMEKGSYQPSYITKLISSFKEEGKEIDEEFDEAIRWTAGVMFAGGADTTVSTIKTFLLGMVLNPDVQRKAQEEIDRVVGTHRLPEASDEESLPYVAGVIKEALRTFPVVPMGLPHEAAEDIIFRGYRIPKGSFLRPCVWWYLHDPKTYANPSKFDPERYLEPRNEPDPMESFGYGRRICPGRFLAHEGLFITISRLLATFTISKAMHEGKPVDFEPRHVTDGALDHPADFPYSIAPRSEKHAEMIRRVEVDHPWDGGSARDIQGNAIFDKFKAECAAGISTY, from the exons ATGTCAAACTTTGTTATAGCCCAGGGCATTATCGTCCTGATCGGCGTCCTTGTttattctcttttctttcgcAAAAAGCGAGAGGCCCTTCTGCCTTTACCGCCTGGCCCAAAGCCAATCCCCATTCTCGGCAATATCAGGGACGGCCCACCCCCTGGAGTACCAGAGTTCGAGCACTGGGTTACTTTCAAAGACAAATACGGTCCTATAAACTCT CAACTCGGAACCAAGCACCTAGCGAGTCAATACGTCGATACTCAAGATGTTGAGTCGAAGCGTTTTCTGCTACGGATTTTGATGGATCCCCTCCATCTATTTAAACATATAAAAAC ACAGACGGCTTCTACTATATTGAAACTCACCTATGGCTACTCAGCAGAGCTACACGGCCCAGATCCCCTGACTGCTCTGATTAACAAAGTTGTGGATAACGCTTCCGCGATTTTAATTCCTTTTTCATGGGCTGTTGATCTTTTTCCATTCCTCTCGTATCTACCTGACTGGTTCCCAGGCTTTAAGCAAACTGCTCGCGAATGGAGAGGGCTGCTTGATGCTTCTGCTGACATCCCTTACGCTTTCGCTAAGCAGCAAATGGAAAAGGGCTCGTATCAGCCATCGTACATAACCAAACTCATCAGTTCCTtcaaggaagaaggcaaagagattgatgaagagtttgATGAAGCCATTCGATGGACAGCGGGAGTCATGTTTGCCGGCGGGGCAGATACTACAGTCTCGACTATCAAAACATTCTTGCTAGGCATGGTCTTGAACCCCGACGTGCAGCGAAAAGCTCAAGAGGAAATCGACAGAGTGGTGGGCACTCACCGTCTCCCCGAAGCCAGCGACGAGGAAAGCCTGCCCTACGTTGCAGGCGTGATTAAAGAAGCACTTCGAACTTTCCCCGTCGTACCCATGGGCCTGCCTCACGAAGCTGCGGAGGATATAATCTTTCGAGGTTATCGCATTCCCAAAGGTTCATTTTTACGCCCTTGTGTGTGGTGGTATTTGCACGATCCGAAAACATACGCAAACCCTTCGAAATTTGATCCTGAGCGGTATCTCGAACCTCGGAACGAGCCAGACCCCATGGAGTCGTTTGGATATGGCCGGCGAATATGCCCTGGCAGATTTCTCGCGCATGAAGGTCTGTTCATCACAATCTCACGATTATTGGCGACCTTCACCATAAGCAAAGCAATGCATGAGGGGAAGCCAGTTGATTTCGAACCCAGACATGTAACAGATGGTGCGCTGGACCATCCGGCAGATTTCCCCTATAGTATTGCTCCGAGAAGCGAGAAGCATGCGGAAATGATCCGAAGAGTAGAAGTAGATCACCCGTGGGATGGGGGCAGCGCGAGAGATATTCAAGGGAATGCTATATTTGACAAGTTCAAGGCGGAGTGCGCCGCTGGAATAAGCACCTACTGA